One segment of Spiroplasma cantharicola DNA contains the following:
- a CDS encoding PolC-type DNA polymerase III, producing MHKQVKDMFESLNIFLSEEEESYFSEAHFYQEAEFSQSANKLRVFIKLKDFLPIHLLHKIESIMLTNTLVSTKLNFWVDSELYSKELIWNHIEYVKEQKAEVKTGTIKILTPSNVDYSKEHRMVFFNVSNETEKSLLEEHKEYYKNKLLKYGFRNLDLKIRVKENLETDVLESIREKYEKASHYIANTQKSNTDINSYTSPSRQKYKSNNDILNIATYESIVDLEEDAQNVTIHGQVISKNVRKSKAGRNVYNIAITDGTSSVMCIFFQRNNEPTFFDEITEETKNSLIGFENQIINKGDWVSFNGNFNYSSFDKSYIFYISKYKKIESKTVYRKDESKVKRVELHTHTKMSVMDGVSSAKDYIDCAKRFGWKAIAITDHLNVQTFPDAYYSLLSANKGVSEEEKLKLIYGSELVMLNDDSWIIKNPTGKKLREAKFVVFDLETTGLSPEFDEIIEFGANVYDYAKGTSKKYDILIKPKKPLKKFTTDLTGITTEMLEDKNSIEVEFKNIMEIIEDGILIAHNANFDFNFLQSFAKKLGYGELKNTIIDTLALGRLLQPRLKNHRLGTVAKAYQILYDEKIAHRADYDAEVLTNMYEHMWTEAKKITSIDVDSDWNKFNKSKYENENFKRSRGYHINVLVKNQQGLKDLYKLISYSHTESFLGSPKVFQSKILEIKSKNNILVGSGCVNGLVFENARTGTFKMLEESIDFFDYIEIQPLSVYKKLIQTEDLTMDELKTIILKIIEVAKKLNKTIVATSDAHYVDPELKKIRDIYINTKGLGGAYHPLYDFKQRVKDNPDQHLRTTKEMLEEFNWLENSELINEIVIENPNKIADLIDANIVPIKTGSYPPNIENVDKLLTDECYKNAKSLYGELLPEIVKERLEKELLSIIKHGFAVVYWISHLLVKKSNDDGYLVGSRGSVGSSFVATASLITEVNPLKPHYRCIECKYSDFETPEEIKCGYDLPEKLCPKCNTKLLGDGHDIPFETFLGFDGDKVPDIDLNFSGEYQPIAHNFTKEIFGENNVFRAGTISTVAEKTAYGFTLGYFEKQSQNIDLIRKAEIERLASLSTGVKRTTGQHPGGIIILPKEYEIEDFTPVNYPADDNESDWKTTHFDFHSIHDNLLKMDILGHVDPTALRMLYDLTGFDPIKVPTDDKAVYSLFSELSALKIDADSILGETTGAIGLPEFGTQFVRNMLKETKPQNFADLVQISGLSHGTDVYVGNAQSLIKEGVANISQVIGCRDDIMVYLMSKGLDSSSSFNIMESVRKGKGLSKEWINLMKENNVPEWYINSCLKIKYMFPKAHATAYVLMAYRVAWYKIYYPEEYYAVWFSTRADFFDLETVLKGKDAVVKTIEDIKYRQNNKLPVTAKENALITIYEVILEMFARGIEISNIDFNISEGEKFVITKNNDGKKILVPSFNVIDSLGVAVANSIVNARKERQITSVNDLKMRTQVTQTQIEIFNKLKVTDKLKDDEQLSFDF from the coding sequence ATGCATAAACAAGTTAAAGATATGTTTGAGAGCTTAAATATTTTTTTAAGCGAAGAAGAAGAATCATATTTTAGTGAAGCCCATTTTTATCAAGAAGCTGAGTTTAGTCAAAGTGCAAATAAATTAAGAGTCTTTATTAAACTTAAAGATTTTTTACCTATTCATTTATTACATAAAATTGAAAGTATTATGTTAACAAATACTTTAGTTTCTACAAAATTAAATTTTTGAGTAGACAGTGAATTATATTCAAAAGAATTAATTTGAAATCATATTGAGTATGTTAAAGAGCAAAAAGCAGAAGTTAAAACTGGAACAATTAAAATTTTGACACCTTCAAATGTTGACTATTCAAAAGAACACAGAATGGTATTCTTTAATGTATCTAATGAAACTGAAAAATCTCTTTTAGAAGAACATAAAGAGTATTATAAAAATAAATTATTAAAATATGGTTTTAGAAATCTTGACTTAAAGATTAGAGTTAAGGAAAATTTAGAAACTGATGTTTTAGAATCAATTAGAGAAAAATATGAAAAGGCTTCACATTATATTGCAAATACTCAAAAAAGTAATACTGATATTAATTCTTATACATCACCTTCAAGACAAAAATATAAATCAAATAATGATATTTTAAATATAGCAACTTATGAATCAATAGTTGATCTTGAAGAAGACGCACAAAATGTAACAATTCATGGGCAAGTAATTTCCAAAAATGTAAGAAAATCAAAAGCAGGAAGAAATGTTTATAATATTGCAATTACAGATGGAACTTCATCTGTAATGTGTATTTTTTTCCAAAGAAATAACGAACCAACTTTTTTTGATGAGATAACAGAAGAAACAAAAAATTCTTTAATTGGTTTTGAAAACCAAATTATAAATAAAGGTGATTGAGTTTCATTTAATGGTAATTTTAATTATTCATCTTTTGATAAGAGTTATATTTTTTATATTAGCAAATATAAAAAGATTGAATCCAAAACAGTTTATCGAAAAGATGAATCAAAAGTTAAAAGAGTCGAACTTCATACACATACAAAAATGTCAGTAATGGATGGAGTAAGTAGTGCTAAAGATTATATTGATTGTGCAAAAAGATTTGGTTGAAAAGCAATTGCAATAACAGATCATTTAAATGTTCAAACTTTTCCTGATGCATATTATTCTTTATTAAGCGCTAATAAGGGTGTAAGTGAAGAAGAAAAACTTAAATTAATTTATGGTAGTGAACTTGTGATGTTAAATGATGACTCATGAATTATAAAAAACCCAACTGGTAAAAAATTAAGAGAGGCCAAATTTGTTGTCTTTGACTTAGAAACAACTGGTTTATCACCTGAGTTTGATGAAATAATTGAATTTGGAGCTAATGTTTATGATTATGCTAAAGGTACTTCAAAAAAATATGATATTTTAATTAAACCTAAAAAGCCATTAAAAAAATTTACAACTGATTTAACTGGTATCACAACTGAAATGTTAGAAGATAAAAATTCAATTGAAGTGGAATTTAAAAATATAATGGAAATTATAGAAGATGGAATTTTAATAGCTCACAATGCTAATTTCGACTTTAACTTCTTACAAAGTTTTGCTAAAAAACTTGGTTATGGTGAATTAAAGAACACAATTATTGATACACTAGCATTAGGAAGACTTTTACAACCAAGATTAAAAAATCATCGACTAGGAACTGTTGCAAAAGCATATCAAATTCTTTATGATGAAAAAATAGCTCACCGTGCCGATTACGATGCAGAAGTTTTAACTAATATGTACGAACATATGTGAACTGAGGCTAAAAAAATAACTTCAATTGATGTTGACAGCGATTGAAATAAGTTTAATAAAAGTAAATATGAAAATGAAAACTTTAAAAGGTCAAGAGGATATCACATTAATGTTTTAGTAAAAAATCAACAAGGTTTAAAGGATTTATATAAATTAATTTCTTATTCTCATACAGAAAGTTTTTTAGGATCGCCAAAAGTTTTTCAATCTAAGATTTTAGAAATTAAAAGTAAAAATAATATTTTAGTTGGAAGTGGTTGTGTTAATGGTTTAGTATTTGAAAATGCAAGAACAGGTACCTTTAAAATGTTGGAAGAGTCTATAGATTTTTTTGACTATATTGAAATTCAACCACTAAGTGTTTATAAAAAATTAATTCAAACAGAAGATTTAACAATGGATGAATTAAAAACTATTATTCTTAAAATTATTGAAGTTGCAAAAAAATTAAATAAAACAATTGTTGCAACAAGTGATGCACATTATGTTGATCCAGAACTTAAAAAAATTAGAGATATTTATATTAATACAAAAGGATTAGGTGGAGCATATCATCCTCTTTATGACTTTAAACAAAGAGTTAAAGATAATCCAGATCAACATTTGAGAACAACAAAAGAAATGTTAGAAGAATTTAATTGATTAGAAAATAGTGAATTAATTAATGAAATTGTTATTGAAAATCCAAATAAAATTGCAGATTTAATTGATGCCAATATAGTTCCAATTAAAACTGGATCTTATCCTCCAAATATTGAAAATGTTGATAAACTTTTAACAGATGAATGTTATAAAAATGCAAAATCACTTTATGGAGAACTATTACCAGAAATTGTAAAAGAGAGATTGGAAAAAGAATTACTTTCAATTATTAAACATGGTTTTGCTGTTGTTTATTGAATTAGTCATTTACTTGTTAAAAAATCAAATGATGATGGTTATTTAGTGGGAAGTCGTGGCTCTGTGGGAAGTTCATTTGTTGCAACTGCATCACTGATTACAGAAGTTAACCCATTAAAACCACACTATAGATGTATTGAATGTAAATATTCAGATTTTGAAACACCAGAAGAAATTAAATGTGGTTATGATTTACCAGAAAAATTATGTCCAAAATGTAATACAAAATTATTAGGTGATGGCCATGATATTCCTTTTGAAACTTTTTTGGGTTTTGATGGAGATAAAGTTCCAGATATTGATTTAAATTTTTCTGGAGAGTATCAACCAATTGCACATAACTTCACAAAAGAAATTTTTGGAGAGAATAATGTTTTTAGAGCTGGGACAATTTCTACTGTTGCAGAAAAAACAGCCTATGGTTTTACACTTGGTTATTTTGAAAAGCAAAGTCAGAATATTGATTTAATTAGAAAGGCTGAAATTGAACGTCTTGCTTCACTTTCTACTGGAGTTAAAAGAACAACAGGACAACATCCAGGTGGAATTATTATTTTACCTAAAGAATATGAGATTGAAGATTTTACTCCAGTAAATTATCCAGCTGATGATAATGAAAGTGATTGAAAAACGACTCATTTTGACTTTCACTCAATTCACGATAATTTATTAAAAATGGATATTTTAGGTCACGTTGATCCAACTGCATTAAGAATGCTTTATGATTTAACAGGATTTGATCCAATTAAAGTTCCAACAGATGATAAAGCCGTTTATTCTTTATTTTCAGAATTATCAGCATTAAAAATTGATGCTGATTCAATTCTTGGTGAAACTACTGGAGCAATTGGACTTCCTGAATTTGGAACTCAATTTGTTAGAAATATGTTAAAAGAAACAAAACCCCAAAATTTTGCAGACTTAGTACAAATTTCAGGGTTAAGTCATGGAACAGATGTTTATGTTGGAAATGCTCAATCTTTAATTAAAGAAGGTGTAGCAAATATTTCACAAGTAATTGGTTGTCGTGATGATATTATGGTTTACTTAATGTCAAAAGGTTTAGACTCATCATCTTCATTTAATATTATGGAAAGTGTTAGAAAAGGTAAAGGTCTTTCAAAAGAATGAATTAATCTTATGAAAGAAAATAATGTTCCTGAATGATACATTAATAGTTGCTTAAAAATAAAATATATGTTTCCAAAAGCTCACGCAACTGCTTATGTGTTAATGGCATATCGTGTAGCTTGATATAAAATATATTATCCTGAAGAATACTATGCTGTTTGATTTTCTACAAGAGCAGATTTCTTTGATTTGGAAACTGTACTAAAAGGAAAAGATGCAGTAGTTAAAACTATTGAAGATATTAAATATCGACAAAACAATAAATTACCTGTAACTGCAAAGGAAAATGCTTTAATAACAATTTATGAAGTTATTTTAGAAATGTTTGCAAGAGGGATTGAAATCTCAAATATTGATTTTAATATTTCAGAGGGAGAGAAATTTGTTATTACAAAAAATAATGATGGAAAAAAAATATTAGTACCATCATTTAATGTAATTGATTCTTTAGGTGTTGCTGTGGCTAATTCAATTGTTAATGCCAGAAAAGAAAGACAAATTACAAGTGTTAATGATTTAAAAATGAGAACCCAGGTAACCCAAACTCAAATTGAAATATTTAATAAATTAAAAGTTACAGATAAATTAAAAGATGATGAACAACTTTCATTTGATTTCTAA
- a CDS encoding M50 family metallopeptidase codes for MNEVSGGMVVLAFFIGIIVMLLLITIHELGHLIVAKIAKAYVYEFSIGFGPRLFVIKGKETWISVRAFPLGGYCSIASDKADPPKDREDEEVPDERKLDYIARWKKMFFILAGPAMNLFVALLLFTTIFASVGVKKNDMTYFGAIYDQNKVAATSILKKEKDNNIDVNYIGQEYIIWGWKMIAKEDDKEVVLFDNICNEPNNLKECDAKINEVNNQKAVSYKKTVYNFIDNLSRSKDKEEVQIQFLYKKVDPYTGIALDAYKKGELTTLTDIEPASSIGISAPNRIYKSTAQAYGAGWGETFKASISILEAFGNIFTGKFSNLVGPVGVAKQTATLLSSPEQFFIYVATISANLFILNLIFIPPLDGYRLLENFIEMILRKELPTKYKVVVNATGAILFLLLFIMITIKDFIV; via the coding sequence ATGAATGAAGTTAGTGGAGGAATGGTAGTATTAGCTTTCTTTATTGGAATAATAGTTATGCTTTTATTAATTACTATTCATGAATTAGGACATTTAATTGTTGCTAAAATTGCTAAAGCTTATGTATATGAATTTTCAATTGGATTTGGACCAAGACTTTTTGTAATTAAAGGTAAGGAGACTTGAATTTCAGTTAGAGCCTTTCCTTTAGGGGGATATTGCTCGATTGCATCAGACAAAGCTGACCCACCAAAAGATAGAGAAGATGAAGAAGTTCCTGATGAAAGAAAATTAGATTATATTGCTAGATGAAAAAAAATGTTTTTCATCTTAGCAGGACCTGCTATGAACTTATTTGTTGCTTTGCTTTTATTTACAACAATTTTTGCATCAGTGGGTGTTAAAAAAAATGATATGACTTATTTTGGAGCAATTTATGATCAAAATAAAGTTGCTGCAACTTCTATTTTAAAAAAGGAAAAAGATAATAATATTGATGTTAACTATATTGGTCAAGAATATATTATTTGAGGTTGAAAAATGATTGCAAAAGAGGATGATAAAGAAGTTGTTCTTTTTGACAATATCTGTAATGAACCTAATAATTTAAAGGAATGTGATGCAAAAATTAATGAAGTTAATAATCAAAAAGCTGTAAGTTATAAAAAAACTGTTTATAACTTTATTGATAATTTATCTCGTTCAAAAGACAAAGAAGAAGTGCAAATTCAATTTTTATATAAAAAAGTAGATCCATATACTGGAATTGCTTTAGATGCATATAAAAAGGGAGAATTAACTACATTAACTGATATTGAACCTGCAAGTAGTATTGGAATAAGTGCACCAAATAGAATTTACAAAAGTACAGCTCAAGCTTATGGAGCTGGTTGAGGTGAAACTTTTAAAGCTTCAATTTCAATTTTAGAAGCTTTTGGAAATATTTTTACAGGAAAATTTTCAAATTTAGTTGGTCCAGTTGGGGTTGCTAAGCAAACAGCAACTTTACTTTCAAGCCCAGAGCAATTCTTTATTTATGTAGCTACAATTAGTGCTAATCTATTTATTTTAAATTTAATTTTTATTCCACCACTTGATGGATATAGATTATTAGAAAATTTTATAGAAATGATTCTAAGAAAAGAATTACCAACAAAATACAAAGTAGTTGTAAATGCAACTGGAGCTATTTTATTTTTATTGTTATTTATAATGATAACAATTAAAGATTTCATAGTATAA
- the dxr gene encoding 1-deoxy-D-xylulose-5-phosphate reductoisomerase has product MKNIVLFGASGSIGQQCIELLQESKDKFNLTALSVGENDSKIESFLLSFPTIKKVYSKKELNYLKLKYPNVEFLSDDILNILSKDDQIIINALSGFYGLQVTLKAIESNLVLLNANKESFVTAGNLINEMLKKSKTKIYPLDSEHCAIFQCLEKENIPKALFITASGGSFRNLTLEETKKVTLDQALKHPNWNMGQKITVDSSTMFNKAFEILEAYHLFGIKNIITLLHPQSIIHSMVGYNDGSIKAQLSIPDMKQVINYFLHYPKKNSYYKQKEIDFNDLIRLDLKEIDQKRFKPIAFALQCLELKNSKAIALNAANEVCVDYFLKKKINFFQITDIVEKIFQECENIELIDYEQIVNYDKIIRQLTIKRIEG; this is encoded by the coding sequence GTGAAAAATATAGTATTATTTGGAGCTTCAGGAAGCATTGGTCAGCAATGTATAGAATTATTGCAAGAAAGTAAAGATAAATTTAATTTAACAGCTCTTAGTGTAGGAGAAAATGATTCAAAAATTGAATCTTTTTTACTTTCTTTTCCAACCATTAAAAAGGTCTATTCTAAAAAAGAATTAAATTATTTAAAACTAAAATATCCAAATGTAGAATTTTTATCTGACGATATTTTAAATATATTAAGCAAAGATGATCAAATTATAATTAATGCTTTAAGCGGTTTTTATGGTTTACAAGTTACTTTAAAAGCAATTGAAAGTAACTTAGTTTTATTAAATGCAAATAAAGAATCATTTGTTACTGCTGGAAATTTAATAAATGAAATGTTAAAAAAAAGTAAAACTAAAATATATCCTTTAGATTCTGAGCACTGTGCTATTTTTCAATGTTTAGAAAAAGAAAATATACCAAAAGCATTATTTATTACAGCATCAGGGGGCAGCTTTAGAAATTTAACATTAGAAGAAACAAAAAAAGTTACTTTAGATCAGGCTTTAAAACATCCTAATTGAAATATGGGTCAAAAAATAACTGTTGATAGTTCAACGATGTTTAATAAGGCATTTGAAATTTTAGAAGCTTATCATTTATTTGGAATTAAAAATATTATAACTTTATTGCATCCTCAATCAATAATTCACTCAATGGTTGGTTATAATGATGGATCAATAAAAGCTCAACTTTCTATACCTGATATGAAGCAAGTTATAAATTACTTTTTACATTATCCTAAAAAAAATTCATATTATAAGCAAAAAGAGATTGATTTTAATGATTTAATAAGGTTAGATTTAAAAGAAATTGACCAAAAGAGATTTAAACCAATTGCTTTTGCTTTACAATGTTTAGAGTTAAAAAACTCAAAAGCAATTGCTTTAAACGCTGCAAATGAAGTTTGTGTTGATTATTTTTTAAAGAAAAAAATTAACTTTTTTCAAATTACTGATATAGTTGAAAAAATATTTCAAGAATGCGAAAACATTGAATTAATAGATTATGAACAAATAGTCAATTATGACAAAATTATTAGACAATTAACAATTAAAAGAATTGAGGGATAA
- a CDS encoding phosphatidate cytidylyltransferase yields the protein MKKNKDKNEFEITETAEISPEINGDIGNNRFKLPSAKRNFKVRVLSTIVLLALLLGFVVSGAIYTSLKSYTDLNADAASYTSIILTVGLLGICMFEMNKTMGFKNWYYQVLMITFATIMFIFPLSFNMYNFSFYTEMSLETWLQLWQFPVLVTSYLIVTIIIGFADKRIDIKSALINFIMTMIIIMGLKAFSISSLGLIETVNPETNEIKISARFSFVTIVWIWMMIILSDSFQYIGGMRFGKTKLSPNISPKKTWEGALIGLGVAATSGIIFAMIFKFTPPLQDFQPLKEPMQSLGGRSMALEIIVYILLALVFPIIGLFGDLLFSWVKRQVNIKDYSNLIPGHGGALDRMDSILFSLFVLFIFISSVA from the coding sequence ATGAAAAAAAATAAAGATAAAAATGAATTTGAAATAACTGAAACAGCTGAAATTTCTCCTGAAATTAATGGTGATATTGGCAATAACCGTTTTAAACTACCATCTGCTAAACGTAATTTTAAAGTGCGAGTTCTTTCAACAATAGTCTTGTTGGCATTACTTTTAGGTTTTGTTGTATCAGGGGCAATATATACATCATTAAAATCTTATACAGATTTAAATGCAGACGCTGCATCATATACTTCAATAATTTTAACAGTAGGTTTACTTGGAATATGTATGTTTGAGATGAATAAAACAATGGGTTTTAAAAATTGATATTATCAAGTTTTAATGATTACATTTGCAACAATAATGTTCATTTTTCCTTTAAGTTTTAATATGTATAATTTTTCATTTTATACTGAGATGAGCTTAGAAACTTGATTACAATTATGACAATTTCCAGTGTTAGTTACAAGTTATTTAATAGTGACAATTATAATTGGATTTGCAGATAAAAGAATTGATATTAAAAGTGCTTTAATTAATTTTATTATGACAATGATTATAATTATGGGATTAAAAGCCTTTTCAATTTCTTCTTTAGGATTAATTGAAACTGTTAATCCAGAAACTAATGAAATTAAAATAAGTGCGAGATTCTCATTTGTTACAATAGTTTGAATTTGAATGATGATTATCTTAAGTGATTCATTCCAATATATTGGGGGAATGAGATTTGGTAAAACTAAATTAAGCCCAAATATTAGTCCTAAAAAAACTTGAGAAGGTGCTTTAATCGGTCTTGGAGTAGCTGCAACTTCTGGAATTATTTTTGCAATGATTTTCAAGTTTACACCACCATTACAAGACTTCCAACCATTAAAAGAACCAATGCAATCATTGGGTGGTCGATCAATGGCACTTGAAATAATTGTTTATATTTTATTAGCATTAGTTTTTCCAATAATTGGTTTATTTGGAGATTTATTATTTTCATGAGTTAAAAGACAAGTAAATATTAAAGATTATTCAAATTTAATTCCTGGTCATGGTGGAGCTTTAGACCGAATGGATTCAATTTTATTTTCATTGTTTGTCTTATTTATCTTTATTTCTAGTGTTGCTTAG
- the uppS gene encoding polyprenyl diphosphate synthase — protein MFIKKLEHIAFILDGNGRWAKERNKQRTYGHKIGMENIYPTILAAKSYGIKYISMFCFSTENWNRPLQEVNYLMQFPSEIFSKKEQEKYLQEGIKVVWIGRRSKVPLKTRKAIEEMEAKTKDANQITLHIALDYGSFEEVENCFKIVFNDINSKKLSLDNFSINTILNNLYTKDTPQIDLLIRTGGEKRLSNFMLLQLAYAELYFINTYWPDFKESDLKLAIQEYNNRNRRFGVIKDEKK, from the coding sequence ATATTCATTAAAAAATTAGAACATATTGCTTTTATTCTTGATGGTAATGGAAGATGAGCAAAAGAAAGAAATAAACAAAGAACTTATGGCCATAAAATTGGAATGGAAAATATTTATCCAACAATTTTAGCTGCTAAAAGTTATGGTATAAAATATATTTCAATGTTTTGCTTTTCGACAGAAAATTGAAACAGACCTTTACAAGAAGTTAATTATTTAATGCAATTTCCATCTGAAATTTTTTCAAAAAAAGAACAAGAAAAATATTTACAAGAAGGTATTAAAGTTGTTTGAATTGGAAGAAGAAGTAAAGTACCTTTGAAGACTCGCAAAGCTATTGAAGAAATGGAAGCAAAGACTAAAGATGCAAATCAGATAACTCTTCATATTGCTTTGGATTATGGTTCATTTGAAGAGGTAGAAAATTGTTTTAAAATAGTGTTTAATGATATTAATAGTAAAAAATTATCACTTGATAACTTTTCTATTAATACAATTTTAAATAATTTATATACAAAAGATACTCCACAAATAGATTTATTAATTAGAACTGGTGGAGAAAAAAGATTAAGTAATTTTATGTTACTTCAATTAGCATATGCAGAATTATATTTTATAAATACATATTGACCAGACTTTAAAGAAAGCGATTTAAAATTAGCTATTCAAGAATATAATAATAGAAATAGGAGATTTGGGGTTATTAAAGATGAAAAAAAATAA
- a CDS encoding aminopeptidase P family protein, with protein MKKDLLNKILKEIEADAILLYSPQNRYWFSRFHSSLGYILYTKNKSYLFVDGRYITAARNSKLLTNIDEIIEFGKLYDLLNNIIKENNVKTIVYESDWVFVKEAQIFQKNLKAEVVSHNFDAIRMVKDKWEIDQIKGACDITHKVFLEVLDFVKPGISEKELARFVSDSFLKNGAEKLSFDTIVASGENGSMPHAVPTDKKIAEGDFVTLDMGCYYNGYCSDQTRTFAVGNSNNAKLKEIYEIVYQSQQLGIESIKPGISGNEVHKICFDYIESKGYGKYFTHGTGHGLGIEIHEEPYNSAAGDKTLQEGMCVTVEPGIYIPGIGGVRIEDDILVTKSGYEFLTTPFRELQIVK; from the coding sequence ATGAAAAAAGACTTATTAAATAAAATTTTAAAAGAAATTGAAGCAGATGCAATTTTATTATATTCACCTCAAAATAGATATTGATTTTCAAGATTTCACTCATCACTTGGGTATATTTTATATACAAAGAATAAGTCTTATTTATTTGTAGATGGTAGATATATTACAGCTGCTAGAAATTCAAAACTATTAACAAATATTGATGAAATAATAGAATTTGGAAAATTATATGATTTATTAAATAATATAATAAAAGAAAATAATGTTAAAACAATTGTCTATGAAAGTGATTGAGTTTTTGTAAAGGAAGCTCAAATTTTTCAAAAAAATTTGAAAGCCGAAGTTGTATCACATAATTTTGATGCAATCAGAATGGTAAAAGATAAATGAGAAATTGATCAAATTAAAGGAGCTTGTGATATTACTCATAAAGTTTTTTTAGAAGTATTGGATTTTGTTAAACCAGGTATTAGTGAAAAAGAATTAGCAAGATTTGTAAGTGATTCATTTTTAAAAAATGGAGCTGAAAAATTAAGTTTTGACACAATTGTAGCTAGTGGAGAAAATGGCAGTATGCCTCATGCAGTACCAACTGATAAAAAAATTGCAGAAGGTGATTTTGTAACATTAGATATGGGATGTTATTATAATGGTTATTGTTCAGATCAAACAAGAACATTTGCTGTTGGCAATTCTAATAATGCAAAGTTGAAAGAAATCTATGAAATAGTTTATCAATCACAACAATTGGGAATTGAAAGTATTAAACCAGGTATTAGTGGAAATGAAGTACATAAAATTTGTTTTGACTATATTGAATCAAAAGGTTATGGTAAATATTTCACTCATGGAACTGGTCATGGTTTGGGTATTGAAATTCATGAAGAACCATATAATTCAGCTGCTGGTGACAAAACACTACAAGAGGGAATGTGTGTAACTGTTGAACCAGGAATATACATTCCTGGAATTGGGGGAGTAAGAATTGAAGATGATATTTTAGTTACAAAAAGTGGCTATGAATTTTTAACTACACCCTTTAGAGAATTACAAATAGTTAAATAA
- the rpmG gene encoding 50S ribosomal protein L33 produces the protein MREGVILRCATCKEENYIAKNDKRKEKIEVKKHCFKCNSHQVHKQKK, from the coding sequence ATGCGTGAAGGAGTTATTTTACGTTGTGCAACTTGTAAAGAAGAAAATTACATAGCAAAAAACGACAAAAGAAAAGAAAAAATTGAAGTTAAAAAACATTGCTTTAAATGTAATTCACACCAAGTTCATAAACAAAAAAAATAG